One Coffea arabica cultivar ET-39 chromosome 5c, Coffea Arabica ET-39 HiFi, whole genome shotgun sequence DNA window includes the following coding sequences:
- the LOC113691110 gene encoding nicotianamine aminotransferase 1-like encodes MATENEFSPKEWSFKGDELLVRSSAVTVRGVLDKLMGNLNPNDPRPTIPLGHGDPSPFPSFRTAPEAENAISDALYSAKFNGYSPSVGTLPARKAVAEHLSRDLPYKLSPDDVYLTSGCTQAIEVILTVLARPNANILLPRPGYPYYEARAIFSNIEFRYFDLLPEKDWEVNLHTVELLADENTVAIVIINPGNPCGNVYKYEHLKKVAETARKLGILVISDEVYYHLAFGKNPFVPMGVFGSIAPVITVGSISKRWIVPGWRIGWLVTNDPNGILKKHGVVDSIIAFLNISSDPATIVQGAIIQVLEKTKEEFFLKIVNLLREAAETCCSKIKEIPCFACPSKPEGALFALVKLDLSLLEDIQDDLDFCLKLSKEESVIVLPGLAVGLKNWLRITYSVEPSALDDGLNRIKAFCLRHAKKQ; translated from the exons ATGGCGACTGAGAATGAATTTTCCCCAAAAGAATGGAGTTTCAAGGGAGACGAGTTACTAGTGAGGTCCTCGGCAGTAACTGTGAGAGGTGTTCTGGACAAGTTGATGGGAAATTTGAACCCAAATGACCCCAGACCCACGATTCCTTTAGGCCATGGTGACCCTTCTCCCTTCCCAAGTTTTCGGACAGCTCCTGAGGCTGAAAATGCAATCTCTGACGCCCTTTACTCTGCTAAGTTCAATGGTTACTCCCCCAGTGTTGGTACTCTTCCTGCAAGAAA GGCAGTAGCAGAGCACCTTTCACGTGATCTTCCATACAAGTTATCACCAGACGATGTTTATCTAACGAGTGGATGTACCCAAGCAATTGAAGTGATCTTAACTGTCCTTGCTCGTCCTAATGCCAACATTCTACTTCCAAGACCTGGCTATCCTTATTATGAGGCTCGGGCAATATTCAGCAATATTGAATTTCGTTACTTTGATCTTCTTCCAGAGAAAGATTGGGAAGTCAATCTTCACACTGTCGAATTGCTTGCAGATGAAAATACAGTTGCCATAGTCATCATTAATCCTGGAAATCCTTGTGGAAATGTCTATAAATATGAACATTTAAAGAAG GTTGCTGAAACTGCTAGAAAGCTTGGGATCTTAGTGATTTCTGATGAAGTTTATTATCATCTTGCATTTGGAAAGAATCCTTTCGTGCCAATGGGAGTCTTTGGATCAATTGCTCCTGTGATAACAGTCGGATCCATATCAAAAAGGTGGATTGTTCCCGGTTGGCGAATTGGGTGGCTTGTCACGAACGATCCCAATGGCATTCTCAAGAAACATGGG GTTGTTGATTCCATCATTGCATTTCTCAACATTTCCTCTGATCCTGCAACTATTGTTCAG GGAGCAATAATTCAAGTCCTTGAGAAGACGAAAGAGGAATTCTTCTTGAAAATAGTCAATCTACTTAGAGAAGCTGCAGAAACATGTTGCAGCAAAATAAAGGAAATCCCTTGCTTTGCTTGCCCAAGCAAGCCCGAAGGAGCTTTGTTTGCCTTG GTAAAACTAGATTTGTCCCTCCTGGAAGATATTCAAGATGATTTGGACTTCTGTCTCAAGCTTTCTAAGGAGGAATCTGTGATAGTTTTACCAG GGCTTGCTGTAGGACTCAAGAATTGGCTTCGCATAACTTACTCCGTCGAGCCATCAGCACTCGATGATGGACTCAACCGGATAAAAGCTTTCTGCCTGAGGCATGCAAAGAAACAATAG